The following proteins are co-located in the Paludibaculum fermentans genome:
- a CDS encoding Nramp family divalent metal transporter: protein MDSSGTQSLSEVHSSVTTAHPSIWRRMFAFAGPAYLVSVGYMDPGNWATDIEGGARFGYQLLWVLLLSNAMAILLQTLSARLGIVTGRDLAQACREAYPKRISYALWILCEIAIAACDLAELLGAAIGLSLLFKLPLIAGVLLSTLDTLLVLWFNRYGIRVIESIILAFVTIIGGCFLFEVLLAKPNFHEVALGLIPRLNDQSLYVAIGILGATVMPHNLYLHSSLVQTRTIGKRDRDKRSACKYNLIDSVVALNGALLVNAAILIMAAATFFKNGVVVTEIQQAHQMLAPLLGTTVAGVVFAVALICSGQSSTITGTMAGQIVMEGFLDFRMRPWLRRFITRSAAVVPAVFTIWWTGDHGAYKLLILSQVVLSLQLPFAVIPLIRFTSDKRQMGNFTSPGWVKALAWSCAVIIIGLNLWLAWNTLQDWPWYISLPLALGLVGLLGWVAFAPFRQGSSVQLPEASLDLLKPPVYRNILVPLDHSRLDRVALSHATALAKAHHAKVHLLHVEEGVTSQVYGALAETAEVEKGREYFMQLRSSVEQLGLEVELTVVHATDPKSAIVRFSRECKPDLIVMGAHGHKGLKDLVFGATINEVRHAVGVPVLVVQDGA, encoded by the coding sequence ATGGACTCGTCCGGGACACAGTCTCTCTCTGAAGTTCATTCATCGGTCACGACGGCGCACCCGTCGATTTGGCGGCGCATGTTCGCCTTTGCAGGACCGGCCTACCTGGTCAGCGTGGGCTACATGGATCCGGGCAATTGGGCAACGGACATCGAAGGCGGCGCCCGCTTCGGCTATCAGTTGCTGTGGGTACTGTTGCTGTCGAACGCGATGGCGATCCTGCTGCAGACCCTCAGTGCACGGCTCGGGATCGTCACCGGCCGGGACTTGGCCCAAGCTTGCCGCGAGGCGTATCCCAAGCGCATTTCGTATGCCCTCTGGATCCTGTGTGAGATTGCCATCGCCGCCTGTGACCTGGCCGAACTGCTGGGCGCGGCCATCGGCCTCAGCCTGCTGTTCAAACTGCCGTTGATTGCAGGCGTGCTGCTTTCCACCCTGGATACCCTCCTCGTCCTGTGGTTCAACCGCTACGGCATCCGGGTGATTGAGAGCATCATCCTCGCCTTTGTCACCATCATCGGCGGCTGCTTCCTGTTTGAGGTCCTGCTGGCCAAGCCGAATTTCCACGAAGTCGCGTTGGGTTTGATCCCGCGCCTAAATGACCAGAGCCTCTACGTCGCCATCGGCATTCTGGGGGCGACGGTGATGCCCCACAATCTCTATCTGCATTCGTCACTGGTGCAGACACGCACGATCGGCAAACGCGATCGGGACAAGCGCTCCGCCTGCAAATACAACCTGATCGACTCCGTCGTCGCGCTGAATGGCGCGTTGCTGGTGAACGCGGCGATCCTCATCATGGCGGCGGCTACCTTCTTTAAGAACGGCGTCGTGGTGACCGAAATCCAACAGGCCCACCAGATGCTGGCTCCGCTGTTGGGCACGACCGTCGCGGGTGTAGTCTTTGCGGTGGCGCTCATCTGCTCCGGCCAGTCCTCGACCATCACCGGCACCATGGCCGGCCAGATCGTGATGGAGGGCTTTCTCGACTTCCGCATGCGGCCCTGGCTGCGGCGCTTCATCACGCGCTCGGCAGCCGTTGTGCCCGCGGTCTTCACCATCTGGTGGACCGGCGACCATGGCGCCTATAAGTTGTTGATTCTGAGCCAGGTGGTGCTCAGCCTGCAACTGCCGTTCGCGGTGATTCCGCTCATCCGCTTCACCTCGGACAAGCGGCAGATGGGGAATTTCACGAGCCCCGGCTGGGTGAAAGCCCTTGCCTGGTCGTGCGCGGTGATCATTATTGGATTGAACCTCTGGCTGGCTTGGAATACCTTGCAGGATTGGCCCTGGTACATCTCGCTGCCCCTCGCCCTGGGCTTGGTGGGCTTGTTGGGCTGGGTTGCCTTTGCCCCGTTCCGCCAAGGCTCCTCCGTCCAATTGCCGGAGGCTTCGCTCGACCTGCTGAAGCCGCCGGTGTACCGCAATATCCTGGTCCCCCTGGACCATTCCCGCCTCGACCGTGTCGCGCTGTCTCATGCCACGGCGCTGGCCAAAGCCCATCACGCCAAAGTCCACCTGCTGCACGTGGAAGAAGGTGTCACCAGCCAGGTCTATGGCGCCCTGGCGGAGACGGCCGAGGTGGAGAAAGGCCGTGAGTATTTCATGCAACTCAGGTCTTCAGTGGAGCAACTGGGGTTGGAAGTGGAGCTGACCGTTGTGCATGCGACCGACCCGAAGTCGGCCATTGTCCGCTTCTCGCGGGAATGCAAACCCGATCTCATCGTAATGGGCGCGCACGGCCATAAAGGCTTGAAGGATCTGGTCTTTGGAGCCACCATCAACGAGGTCCGCCACGCTGTCGGTGTTCCGGTGCTGGTGGTCCAGGATGGCGCATAG
- a CDS encoding glycosyltransferase family protein, which translates to MSRWAAAVLLIAVITGFYWRLVFTDQYTWLGGEDTASQVLPWFQFEAGEWHKGHIPLWDPNLFGGQPLLAQAQPGVAYPLNWLLFSLPLRDGWIKQIHLHWYFVIIHLMAAWFAYKLCRELSCRRAASVFGAAVFSLSGWLGVTEWPQMINGAVWAPLVYLYMIRAMRGRRPWVHSILAGFFLGMAWLSGHHQIPIFVSLSCAASWIWFLSSRLRLNPRQWAAAFVLFWGLAVSTAAVQILPAQEYGKLSVRWVGAPDVVTWDQKVPYTVHMQYSLNPAALLGVIFPGWNVHSDPFVGVAALCLALLAIALVWKRWETRLFAAIALGGLLYSLANYNALHGLLYSLLPVVDKARSASMAIFLFGFGASILSALGLNALFSEQASPWLRRAALTAVGLGVLVFATRFALISVQGMPGANGEQRSLMTGLAALLLALWLQGLRQQQIGWRAAALCALLLFVVEVSSQNSFYQPHVFEKERMARLNSMREHGDIARFLRQQPGLPRVDIDSEAIAYNFGDWYGIPQAGGYLASLTQNVQNLGTHEPVVKRLMGISYAVGKAPTQFQKDEVFTGSSGLKVFHNPDVLPRAFAVHQVTQLTDRTQTLAELNKLSPDLGRKAFVFEAPPQVAECGGEDEVWVRSYNSGRIELAATLRCRGMVVLADTYFPGWVAKVDGKTTPIHEVDGLVRGVVCDSGTHNIEFVYRPMSVILGGALSFGSLLAALAALVISKRKR; encoded by the coding sequence TTGAGCCGCTGGGCCGCCGCTGTGCTGCTCATCGCCGTCATTACCGGCTTCTACTGGAGGCTGGTTTTCACTGATCAGTACACCTGGCTGGGGGGCGAGGATACGGCTTCGCAGGTGTTGCCGTGGTTCCAATTCGAGGCCGGTGAATGGCACAAAGGCCACATCCCGCTTTGGGATCCCAACCTGTTCGGCGGACAGCCGCTGCTGGCCCAGGCTCAGCCCGGGGTTGCCTACCCCCTGAATTGGCTCCTCTTTTCCCTGCCCCTGCGCGACGGCTGGATCAAGCAGATCCACCTCCACTGGTACTTCGTCATCATTCACCTGATGGCGGCCTGGTTCGCCTACAAACTGTGCCGCGAACTCTCGTGCCGCCGCGCCGCCTCCGTCTTTGGGGCCGCCGTCTTCTCGCTCTCCGGCTGGCTGGGCGTGACGGAGTGGCCTCAAATGATCAACGGAGCCGTCTGGGCGCCGCTGGTCTATCTATATATGATCCGCGCGATGCGCGGCCGCCGTCCCTGGGTCCACTCGATCCTGGCCGGCTTCTTCCTGGGCATGGCCTGGCTCAGCGGGCATCACCAGATCCCCATCTTCGTCTCACTGAGCTGCGCCGCCTCGTGGATCTGGTTCCTGTCCTCCCGGTTGCGGCTGAATCCGCGCCAGTGGGCCGCCGCGTTTGTCCTCTTCTGGGGCCTGGCGGTGTCGACGGCCGCGGTACAGATTCTGCCGGCGCAGGAGTATGGAAAACTCTCGGTCCGCTGGGTGGGCGCGCCCGATGTCGTCACCTGGGACCAGAAGGTTCCTTACACCGTCCATATGCAGTACAGCCTGAACCCGGCGGCCCTCCTGGGCGTGATCTTTCCAGGCTGGAACGTTCACTCCGATCCGTTCGTGGGCGTCGCCGCGCTCTGCCTGGCCCTGCTGGCCATCGCGCTGGTCTGGAAGCGTTGGGAGACGCGCCTGTTCGCCGCCATCGCCCTGGGCGGGTTGCTCTACTCACTGGCTAACTACAACGCGCTGCACGGCTTACTCTACAGCCTGCTGCCTGTGGTCGACAAGGCGCGCAGCGCTTCGATGGCCATCTTCCTGTTCGGCTTCGGAGCTTCCATCCTCTCGGCATTGGGTTTGAATGCTCTTTTCAGTGAACAGGCCAGCCCCTGGCTGCGCCGCGCCGCCCTCACCGCAGTGGGTTTGGGCGTCCTTGTCTTCGCTACCCGTTTCGCCCTGATCAGTGTCCAGGGGATGCCGGGCGCGAACGGCGAACAACGCAGCCTGATGACCGGGCTGGCCGCCCTGCTGCTCGCCCTGTGGCTGCAGGGCCTGCGCCAGCAACAGATCGGCTGGCGTGCCGCCGCACTCTGCGCGTTGCTCCTTTTCGTGGTGGAGGTCAGCAGCCAGAACAGTTTCTATCAGCCGCATGTGTTTGAAAAGGAACGCATGGCCCGGCTGAACTCGATGCGGGAGCACGGCGACATCGCCCGCTTCCTGCGTCAGCAGCCGGGACTGCCCCGAGTCGACATCGACAGCGAGGCGATCGCCTACAATTTTGGCGACTGGTACGGCATTCCGCAGGCAGGCGGCTACCTCGCCAGCCTGACCCAGAACGTCCAGAATCTCGGAACGCACGAACCCGTGGTGAAGCGCCTGATGGGCATCTCGTACGCAGTGGGCAAAGCTCCAACGCAATTTCAAAAGGACGAGGTCTTCACCGGCTCCTCCGGCCTGAAGGTCTTCCACAACCCGGACGTGCTGCCGCGCGCCTTCGCCGTGCATCAGGTTACCCAGTTGACCGACCGGACTCAAACTCTGGCCGAACTGAACAAGTTGTCTCCGGACCTGGGCAGGAAGGCCTTTGTTTTCGAGGCCCCGCCGCAGGTGGCCGAGTGCGGCGGCGAGGATGAAGTCTGGGTTCGTTCCTACAACTCCGGCCGTATCGAACTGGCCGCGACTTTGCGCTGCCGCGGAATGGTCGTCCTGGCCGATACCTATTTCCCCGGCTGGGTGGCGAAAGTGGATGGCAAGACAACACCCATCCATGAGGTGGATGGCCTGGTCCGAGGCGTCGTCTGCGACAGCGGCACACATAACATCGAGTTCGTTTACCGTCCCATGAGCGTCATTTTGGGGGGCGCGCTGTCCTTCGGGTCGCTGCTGGCGGCGCTGGCCGCGCTGGTTATTTCCAAACGCAAGCGGTAA
- a CDS encoding DUF6600 domain-containing protein — protein MKRWLLALIIPGILLSGTALAQQEGPPPGQQEDETAEGPGRGVARVSLLNGDVSVRRGDSGDWVAAAINAPLLAEDRVMTGPGARAEVQLDFYNRIRLAADTEIRLSQLDQGQYQIQVARGLVTFSALKGSDAQIEISTPGAALRPLANGNYRITVNPDGMAEFTVRSGEADIASVKGVQRLRPGRTMQVRGDANDSEYQLIGAIPKDDWDQFNEQRDRDLARTSNNTYQYVSRDVYGAEDLDGYGEWVDIAPYGWSWRPYVAPGWAPYRYGRWGWMDYYGWSWVSYDPWGWAPYHYGRWYNAGGRWCWYPGARVGARHYWSPALVGFVGWNSYGGFNAGVGFGWGAVGWIPLAPFEPVHRWWGRGYYGNYRNPVNFYNRSTYVTNVNVTNIYRNSRIENGVTVVNGSDFSRGYAGRPMRAGAAELSRADMARGAVPVAPTRESLRWSDREVNSGYVQGRAASTNQERFYTRRAAPRVDRVPFETQRQTLEHVATRGMESRSNAGRSATAAEPARGGANQEPRSGAGEGRGWRQTTESNGSGQKSQGAGNEWQRFGDPRMSSHTAAETTGGASRTAEPSNTRPAEQESNRTNTGGWQRFGDPGSRTGAARSEQSTGRTSDSGGASRSTDSSRQASPSPRWSTGGGSTRTESPRADTPRNSDPGRSSGGGARSESPRVETARPSSGGGGGRSESPRTEAPRSAPSSSGDRGGGESRQASPSRSGGKGNSDSEPMASGNSAFGSGSTAVAGGGSFSGNSGGFGMSSTPRSEAEPQSSGFSGNSGGFGSGATRQSMDNSSAYSGNSGGFGMGSMRQSSSSPSFGSSRGGSSTSHSGGGFSGNSGSFGRSSGGGGGISRSSGGGGGGRSGGGGRGR, from the coding sequence ATGAAACGCTGGTTGCTGGCACTGATCATACCGGGCATATTGCTCAGTGGAACCGCACTGGCTCAGCAGGAAGGCCCGCCTCCGGGGCAGCAGGAAGACGAAACGGCGGAAGGTCCAGGCCGGGGTGTGGCGCGCGTCAGCCTGCTGAATGGAGACGTATCGGTACGCCGTGGAGATTCCGGCGACTGGGTGGCGGCCGCGATCAACGCTCCGTTGCTGGCGGAAGATCGCGTGATGACGGGCCCGGGCGCCCGCGCCGAGGTTCAGCTCGACTTCTATAACCGGATCCGCCTGGCGGCCGATACGGAAATCCGTCTCTCGCAGTTGGACCAGGGACAGTATCAGATCCAGGTGGCTCGTGGCTTGGTCACCTTCAGCGCCTTGAAAGGCAGCGATGCCCAGATCGAGATCTCCACGCCGGGCGCCGCGTTGCGGCCGTTGGCCAACGGCAACTATCGCATCACGGTGAATCCTGACGGGATGGCCGAGTTTACGGTCCGGAGCGGGGAAGCCGACATCGCTTCCGTCAAGGGTGTGCAGCGCCTGCGTCCCGGCCGCACCATGCAGGTGCGTGGGGATGCGAACGACAGTGAGTATCAGTTGATTGGTGCGATTCCGAAGGACGATTGGGATCAGTTCAATGAGCAGCGGGATCGGGACCTGGCGCGTACCTCGAACAATACGTATCAGTACGTGAGCCGTGACGTGTACGGCGCCGAAGATCTGGATGGCTATGGGGAATGGGTGGATATCGCCCCCTATGGCTGGTCGTGGAGACCGTATGTGGCTCCCGGCTGGGCGCCCTATCGCTACGGCCGGTGGGGCTGGATGGATTACTACGGCTGGTCGTGGGTCAGCTACGATCCTTGGGGCTGGGCTCCTTATCACTATGGCCGCTGGTACAATGCCGGCGGACGCTGGTGCTGGTATCCGGGTGCGCGCGTGGGCGCCCGTCATTATTGGAGCCCTGCGCTGGTTGGGTTTGTGGGTTGGAACAGCTACGGCGGTTTCAATGCCGGCGTCGGCTTCGGGTGGGGCGCGGTGGGCTGGATCCCGCTGGCTCCGTTTGAGCCGGTGCATCGCTGGTGGGGCCGCGGTTACTACGGCAACTACCGCAATCCGGTCAATTTCTACAATCGGTCGACTTACGTGACGAACGTCAATGTGACGAACATCTACCGCAATTCGCGGATCGAGAACGGCGTCACGGTAGTGAATGGCAGCGACTTCAGCCGCGGCTATGCCGGACGGCCGATGCGCGCCGGGGCCGCGGAGTTGAGCCGCGCTGATATGGCGCGGGGCGCGGTGCCCGTGGCCCCGACACGGGAAAGCCTGCGGTGGAGCGACCGTGAAGTGAACTCCGGCTATGTCCAGGGCCGGGCGGCCTCTACAAACCAGGAGCGGTTCTACACCAGGAGGGCAGCTCCGCGAGTAGACCGGGTGCCCTTTGAGACGCAACGCCAGACGCTGGAACATGTTGCGACGCGTGGTATGGAATCGCGCTCGAATGCCGGACGGTCTGCAACGGCAGCGGAGCCCGCACGGGGCGGAGCGAACCAGGAGCCGCGGTCTGGCGCGGGGGAGGGTCGTGGTTGGCGGCAAACGACTGAGTCCAATGGCTCCGGCCAGAAGTCGCAGGGCGCCGGGAATGAGTGGCAGCGGTTTGGCGATCCGAGGATGAGCTCGCATACGGCGGCGGAAACCACGGGCGGCGCAAGCCGCACGGCGGAGCCCTCGAATACCCGGCCGGCGGAGCAGGAATCGAACCGGACCAATACGGGCGGGTGGCAGCGCTTTGGGGATCCGGGCAGCCGGACGGGTGCAGCGCGTTCCGAGCAGTCGACGGGCCGGACTTCAGACTCTGGCGGTGCGTCGCGCAGCACGGATTCGTCGAGACAGGCCTCGCCGTCACCACGTTGGTCGACGGGCGGCGGATCGACGCGGACAGAATCGCCCAGGGCGGATACGCCTCGGAACAGTGATCCGGGCCGGTCGTCCGGCGGTGGAGCCCGTAGTGAATCGCCCCGGGTGGAGACCGCACGGCCCTCGAGCGGCGGCGGTGGTGGACGGAGCGAGTCGCCGCGCACGGAAGCTCCTCGCAGCGCGCCGTCTTCGTCAGGGGATCGCGGCGGTGGCGAATCCAGGCAGGCTTCGCCCAGCCGGAGCGGCGGTAAGGGCAACTCCGATTCCGAACCGATGGCGAGCGGCAACTCGGCCTTCGGATCTGGCTCGACGGCGGTAGCCGGAGGCGGGTCGTTTAGCGGGAACAGCGGCGGCTTCGGGATGAGCTCGACACCCCGTTCCGAAGCGGAGCCGCAGAGTAGCGGCTTTAGCGGGAACAGCGGCGGGTTTGGGTCGGGTGCGACTCGGCAGTCGATGGACAACTCCAGCGCTTATAGTGGCAACAGCGGCGGGTTTGGCATGGGGTCGATGCGGCAGTCGTCGAGTTCGCCCAGCTTCGGTTCGTCCCGCGGCGGCAGCAGCACCTCGCATAGCGGCGGCGGGTTCAGCGGAAACAGCGGCAGCTTTGGCCGGAGCAGCGGCGGAGGCGGGGGCATTTCCCGGAGCAGTGGTGGTGGAGGCGGCGGACGCAGTGGCGGCGGCGGCCGTGGCCGGTAG
- a CDS encoding FtsX-like permease family protein codes for MTAEQIRQPLQQVFAAEQQERIKTLHTGTPQSVIDNMLNQRVLLQPAAAGASHLQRQYRRPLLILSTLVVLVLLVACANVAGLLMAQAEARARELALRVSIGAGRGRLLQLLLIESLMIAVAAAGLGLLFAEWGAPAVTGLLRVPADPVRMVLHTGWRDFAFSLALALAVSVLFGLIPALRASAADPIQALKGIRATQTRRPAMNTLLAAQAAFSVLVLFIAGLFAATFQKLSNLPLGFSPEHVLVLNTSAATRQDWAQAAGRLREQPGVVSATAAGWPLLSQNHWTAAVRVPGRADDNRKSPYFLGVSPGFFDTMRIGMISGRDFRPGDEAPRLDEAGQVVAGTGIVNEMFARVYFHGANATGQVVHMLQGKDKRVPVEIIGVVRDTAYGDLREPLRPTVFVPIGSRDNAALLVRTASDPLAQAPGLRRALQGASSGLRVRNIEVQENFVRWHLVRERLLASLSAFFALIALVLAAIGLYGTLNSSVTLQRREIGIRITLGAQTGEVVKSVTGSAAWMLTLGGAAGLLAGIASSRLIEKLLFNVKGTDPASLAAPILILAATAAAAGLPPALRASRIDPAETLRSE; via the coding sequence TTGACCGCCGAACAGATCCGGCAGCCGCTGCAACAGGTTTTCGCCGCGGAGCAGCAGGAGCGTATCAAGACCCTCCACACCGGGACACCGCAGAGTGTCATCGACAACATGCTCAACCAGCGGGTTCTCCTGCAGCCCGCCGCCGCCGGCGCGTCTCATCTGCAGAGGCAATACCGGCGGCCGCTGCTCATTCTCAGCACGCTGGTAGTGCTCGTCCTGTTGGTGGCCTGCGCCAACGTCGCCGGCCTGCTGATGGCCCAGGCGGAAGCCCGGGCCAGGGAATTGGCGTTGCGGGTTTCCATCGGAGCCGGCCGCGGCCGGTTGTTGCAACTGCTGCTCATCGAGAGTTTGATGATCGCCGTGGCTGCCGCCGGCCTGGGGCTGCTTTTCGCCGAATGGGGTGCACCCGCCGTCACGGGCCTGTTGCGGGTTCCGGCCGATCCGGTGCGCATGGTCCTGCATACCGGGTGGAGGGACTTCGCGTTCAGTCTCGCCTTGGCGCTGGCCGTCAGTGTATTGTTCGGTCTCATTCCGGCATTGCGTGCCTCCGCGGCCGATCCCATCCAGGCACTCAAAGGCATCCGGGCCACGCAAACGCGGCGGCCGGCGATGAACACGCTGCTGGCGGCCCAGGCGGCGTTCAGCGTGTTGGTGTTATTCATCGCCGGGCTCTTTGCCGCCACGTTCCAGAAACTCTCGAACCTGCCCCTTGGCTTCTCGCCCGAGCATGTACTGGTGTTGAACACGAGTGCCGCCACGCGCCAGGATTGGGCGCAGGCCGCCGGCCGGCTCCGCGAGCAGCCGGGCGTCGTTTCCGCCACGGCCGCAGGCTGGCCGCTGCTCTCGCAAAACCACTGGACGGCGGCCGTCCGCGTGCCGGGCCGTGCGGACGACAACAGAAAATCGCCCTACTTCCTGGGTGTCAGCCCTGGTTTCTTCGACACCATGCGCATAGGCATGATCAGCGGCAGGGATTTCCGCCCGGGCGACGAGGCGCCCCGCCTGGACGAAGCAGGTCAGGTTGTCGCTGGGACCGGCATCGTGAATGAAATGTTCGCCCGCGTCTATTTCCATGGTGCCAACGCGACGGGCCAAGTCGTCCATATGTTGCAGGGTAAGGACAAACGCGTGCCGGTGGAGATCATCGGGGTCGTTCGGGACACGGCGTATGGCGATCTGCGGGAACCCCTTCGCCCGACAGTTTTTGTCCCCATAGGCTCGCGAGACAACGCGGCGCTGCTGGTCCGGACGGCGTCCGACCCGTTGGCCCAGGCACCGGGCCTGCGGCGAGCCCTTCAGGGTGCGTCCTCCGGCCTGCGGGTCCGCAACATCGAAGTCCAGGAGAACTTCGTGCGCTGGCACCTGGTGCGTGAACGGCTGCTGGCCAGTCTGTCAGCGTTCTTCGCGCTGATCGCGCTGGTGCTGGCGGCCATCGGCCTCTACGGCACCCTGAACTCATCGGTAACGCTGCAGCGCCGCGAGATCGGCATCCGCATCACCTTAGGAGCCCAAACGGGTGAAGTAGTGAAATCGGTCACCGGCAGCGCGGCGTGGATGCTGACGCTGGGAGGAGCAGCCGGGCTGTTAGCCGGAATAGCGAGTTCAAGGCTGATCGAGAAGCTGCTGTTCAACGTAAAGGGGACAGACCCGGCGTCGCTAGCGGCACCCATCCTGATCCTAGCCGCAACCGCCGCAGCCGCCGGACTCCCCCCAGCCCTCCGTGCGTCCAGGATCGATCCGGCCGAAACTCTACGAAGTGAGTAG
- a CDS encoding permease prefix domain 1-containing protein, translating into MRPLRRWFSRVSGFLSAHRQEQRMRREFEAHLEESTEDYILSGLSPEEARRQARIDFGPIESVKESYRDQFGLPAISAIGSDIVFGWRQLKKHPLASTAAILSLALAAGATTTSFRLVDALFLRNLPVSEPNRLFYLETTFVDREGRPDTMDDFDYPTFLRYRETLKNQADLMVVGMTSRQDLQFGADQDAEKAWRQFVSGNFFTIMGLQPAAGRLLMPDDDRAPGAGPVVVISYDYWTRRFSRDPKAVGNTFRMAGGQYEIIGVAPEGFTGTEPGEVTDLFVPATMNVQP; encoded by the coding sequence ATGAGGCCGCTCCGCCGCTGGTTCTCTCGCGTCTCCGGGTTCCTGTCCGCTCACCGCCAGGAGCAGCGCATGCGCCGGGAATTCGAGGCTCACCTCGAAGAGTCGACCGAGGACTACATCCTCAGCGGCCTGTCTCCGGAGGAAGCCCGCCGGCAGGCCCGAATCGACTTCGGCCCCATCGAATCCGTCAAGGAATCGTACCGCGACCAGTTCGGACTTCCGGCGATATCCGCCATCGGGTCGGACATCGTCTTTGGCTGGCGGCAACTGAAGAAGCACCCCCTGGCAAGCACCGCCGCGATCCTGTCGCTCGCCTTGGCCGCCGGCGCGACCACCACATCATTCCGTCTGGTGGACGCTCTCTTCCTGAGGAACTTGCCCGTCTCCGAACCGAACCGGCTCTTCTACCTCGAGACCACCTTTGTTGACCGCGAGGGCCGTCCGGACACGATGGACGATTTCGACTATCCCACCTTCCTCCGCTACCGAGAAACCCTGAAGAATCAGGCGGATCTCATGGTGGTCGGAATGACCTCACGCCAGGACCTCCAGTTCGGCGCGGACCAGGATGCGGAAAAGGCATGGCGCCAGTTCGTCTCCGGCAACTTCTTCACCATCATGGGGCTACAGCCGGCAGCGGGCCGGTTGCTGATGCCGGACGATGATCGAGCCCCTGGCGCGGGCCCGGTAGTGGTGATCTCGTACGATTATTGGACCCGCCGCTTTTCGCGCGATCCGAAAGCCGTCGGCAACACCTTCCGCATGGCCGGCGGGCAGTACGAAATCATCGGGGTCGCCCCGGAGGGCTTCACCGGCACCGAACCCGGCGAAGTCACTGATCTCTTTGTCCCCGCGACCATGAACGTACAGCCTTGA
- a CDS encoding HAD family hydrolase produces the protein MSWEAYSANCIGISDRAFLEALGRVSIPPRPLDELWPTYPLKKKLFAERATSGNIVSDETKALLQDLSGIPLAVVTSSATSEISAILKAEKILDCFQATVYGDEVTNLKPHPEPYLTAMQRLGVNSAIVLEDSGPGMASGRAAGCEVIEVKHASDVPGLLRARLNGQLG, from the coding sequence ATCTCGTGGGAAGCCTACAGCGCCAACTGCATCGGCATCTCGGACCGAGCCTTCCTCGAAGCGCTGGGGCGAGTCTCGATTCCACCTCGGCCATTGGATGAACTGTGGCCCACTTATCCATTGAAAAAAAAGCTATTTGCGGAACGGGCGACCAGCGGAAATATCGTCTCGGACGAGACCAAAGCGCTGCTGCAAGATCTTAGCGGCATTCCACTTGCTGTCGTTACTTCCAGTGCTACATCAGAGATCAGCGCGATCTTGAAGGCAGAGAAGATCTTAGACTGCTTCCAGGCCACTGTCTACGGCGACGAGGTCACGAACCTTAAACCACATCCTGAACCCTACCTGACCGCCATGCAGCGGCTAGGCGTCAACTCGGCCATCGTGCTGGAGGATTCCGGTCCGGGCATGGCCAGCGGCCGCGCCGCCGGCTGCGAAGTGATTGAAGTGAAACACGCCAGCGATGTGCCAGGCTTGCTCCGCGCCCGGCTCAACGGCCAGCTGGGATAG
- a CDS encoding HAD hydrolase-like protein, with the protein MHSQIEAILFDFDGVLADTEPLHWACWNEALQTTGRLHLVGSLQRQLHRHLGPSLPRSAGASLDSTSAIG; encoded by the coding sequence ATGCATTCACAAATAGAAGCTATCCTCTTCGATTTCGATGGGGTTTTGGCTGACACTGAACCGCTCCACTGGGCCTGCTGGAACGAGGCCCTGCAGACTACTGGGCGTCTCCATCTCGTGGGAAGCCTACAGCGCCAACTGCATCGGCATCTCGGACCGAGCCTTCCTCGAAGCGCTGGGGCGAGTCTCGATTCCACCTCGGCCATTGGATGA